The proteins below are encoded in one region of Qipengyuania sp. HL-TH1:
- a CDS encoding serine kinase, which produces MAVLANITAVGVAGRVLLIEGQPGSGKSALALALIDRGAILVGDDAVSVVRIRDTLLAAPPPNTCGLIEIHNVGIAELPVTEGPVALLLTLDPAAPRFPMDIPVRDIEGVPIPMLPFAPGDAVQALRAEYALELHGLPLPKGDEKA; this is translated from the coding sequence ATGGCGGTGCTCGCCAATATCACTGCTGTCGGAGTCGCCGGGCGGGTGCTGCTGATCGAGGGGCAGCCGGGGTCGGGCAAGTCGGCGCTCGCGCTGGCGCTGATCGATCGCGGAGCTATTCTGGTGGGTGACGATGCCGTGTCGGTCGTCCGCATTCGCGACACGCTGTTGGCCGCACCGCCACCGAATACCTGCGGGCTGATCGAGATACACAATGTCGGTATCGCGGAGCTGCCCGTGACCGAAGGTCCGGTCGCGCTGCTGCTTACGCTCGATCCCGCTGCACCGCGTTTCCCGATGGACATTCCCGTGCGCGACATCGAGGGCGTGCCCATTCCGATGCTGCCTTTCGCCCCCGGTGATGCGGTGCAGGCGCTGCGCGCCGAATATGCGTTGGAACTGCACGGGCTTCCCCTCCCCAAAGGCGATGAAAAGGCATAG